One Eubalaena glacialis isolate mEubGla1 chromosome 11, mEubGla1.1.hap2.+ XY, whole genome shotgun sequence DNA segment encodes these proteins:
- the NECAP1 gene encoding adaptin ear-binding coat-associated protein 1, whose product MAAELEYESVLCVKPDVSVYRIPPRASNRGYRASDWKLDQPDWTGRLRITSKGKIAYIKLEDKVSGELFAQAPVEQYPGIAVETVTDSSRYFVIRIQDGTGRSAFIGIGFSDRGDAFDFNVSLQDHFKWVKQESEISKESQEMDNRPKLDLGFKEGQTIKLSIGNITTKKGGASRPKTTAAGGLSLLPPPPGGRVTIPPPSSSVAISNHVTPPPVPKSSHGGTDADILLDLDSPAPVTTPAPAPVSASNDLWGDFSTASSSVPNQAPQPSNWVQF is encoded by the exons ATGGCGGCCGAGTTGGAGTACGAGTCTGTTCTGTGTGTGAAGCCCGACGTCAGCGTCTACCGGATTCCGCCCCGGGCCTCCAACCGCGGTTACAG GGCATCTGACTGGAAATTAGATCAACCTGATTGGACTGGTCGCCTCCGAATCACTTCAAAAGGGAAGATTGCTTATATCAAACTTGAGGATAAAGTTTCAG GGGAGCTCTTTGCTCAAGCACCAGTAGAACAATATCCTGGTATTGCTGTGGAGACAGTGACAGATTCCAGCCGCTACTTTGTAATCCGGATCCAGGATGGTACTG GGCGTAGTGCTTTCATTGGCATTGGCTTCTCAGATCGGGGTGATGCCTTTGACTTTAATGTCTCTTTGCAAGATCACTTCAA GTGGGTAAAGCAGGAGTCTGAGATTTCCAAAGAATCTCAGGAAATGGATAATCGTCCCAAGTTGGATCTGGGCTTCAAGGAAGGGCAGACCATCAAGTTGAGTATTGGG aacatCACAACCAAGAAAGGAGGTGCTTCTAGGCCCAAGACTACAGCGGCTGGGGGCCTAAGCTTACTCCCACCCCCGCCTGGAGGCAGAGTCACAATTCCCCCACCGTCCTCCTCAGTTGCCATCAGCAATCATGTCACTCCACCGCCCGTACCAAAATCCAGTCATGGAGGTACTGATGCAG ATATCCTTTTAGATTTGGATTCTCCTGCTCCTGTAACGACACCAGCACCAGCTCCAGTTTCTGCAAGCAATGACTTGTGGGGTGACTTTAGCACTGCATCCAG CTCTGTTCCAAACCAGGCACCACAGCCATCCAACTGGGTCCAGTTCTGA